The following coding sequences are from one bacterium SCSIO 12741 window:
- a CDS encoding TetR/AcrR family transcriptional regulator, whose product MLEFLSKVSIRVNEHIYLKDPESSELGRKIIAGSIDLIDEIGIENFTFRKLAQVIDSTEASIYRYFESKHKLLLYLTTWYWGWLEYRLVFGLANIASAEERLRKAIRLLTEKVEQDGSFAHIDEIKLNRIVICDSSKAFLTKGVDQENKDGVFSGYKQLVARVSQIVLEIAPQYKYPHMLISTVIEGGHLQRFFADHLPGLTDVIQGEDAITEFYEEMVINSLQKLRTS is encoded by the coding sequence ATGCTTGAATTCCTCTCAAAAGTTAGCATTCGGGTAAATGAGCACATTTACTTGAAGGATCCTGAATCCAGTGAACTGGGTCGGAAGATCATTGCGGGTAGCATTGATTTGATCGACGAGATTGGAATCGAGAATTTCACCTTTCGAAAACTCGCTCAGGTTATTGACTCTACGGAGGCTTCCATTTACCGCTACTTTGAGAGTAAACACAAGTTGTTACTTTATCTAACTACCTGGTACTGGGGATGGCTGGAATACCGATTGGTATTTGGCTTGGCCAATATCGCCTCTGCTGAAGAACGGTTGAGAAAGGCTATTAGACTGCTTACCGAAAAGGTGGAGCAGGACGGTAGCTTTGCCCATATTGATGAAATTAAGCTGAATCGCATTGTTATTTGCGACTCCTCCAAAGCCTTTTTAACCAAGGGGGTGGACCAGGAAAACAAAGACGGTGTTTTTTCCGGATACAAGCAACTGGTGGCTCGAGTAAGCCAAATTGTTCTTGAGATAGCCCCTCAATACAAGTATCCTCACATGCTTATTTCTACGGTTATTGAGGGAGGACACTTGCAACGCTTTTTTGCTGATCACCTTCCCGGGTTAACGGACGTGATTCAAGGCGAAGATGCGATTACCGAGTTTTATGAAGAAATGGTTATTAACTCACTTCAAAAACTCCGAACCTCTTGA
- a CDS encoding BamA/TamA family outer membrane protein, producing the protein MKAKFLFMIGLSLMLALPGKAQFGLGGGGGAAKRDTSIQKLRVTGFPLIQYDRTQDLIFGAIGMLMFPMQKSDTLSPTSMAGVGIIGTQRESWGALGFSKLYMKEDRWRATLAAGYFSFNYQFYWDPVPNYGQFIQYNSGFVFAYGQVLRRINSYLLFGTHLTYMKANTTLYVLEQNVPRPVTYMNNTGLDLDLDTRNDVYYPDEGIFLESSWEWAPEWLENTQSYHKFNLSVNHYHRLKKWWVQASRFTSAFGIGEIPFEAQEILGGTDIRGYSQGAQRGDQLFSIQTESRFQVLPRWFLIAFAGVGTTANEAKDYNWDNLWPGAGGGFRFTVIPSEMMNIGIDAAAGRGDWSLQFTIGESF; encoded by the coding sequence GTGAAAGCGAAGTTTCTATTCATGATTGGCCTGTCGCTGATGTTGGCCTTACCCGGAAAAGCTCAGTTTGGTTTGGGCGGCGGTGGCGGCGCGGCGAAACGAGATACCAGTATTCAGAAATTAAGGGTTACCGGATTTCCGCTTATCCAATACGACCGCACCCAAGACTTGATTTTTGGGGCCATAGGCATGCTTATGTTTCCGATGCAAAAATCAGATACCCTATCGCCAACTTCCATGGCGGGTGTTGGAATCATCGGAACGCAAAGAGAGAGTTGGGGAGCATTGGGCTTTTCCAAACTTTATATGAAGGAAGACCGATGGCGGGCTACCCTGGCTGCGGGTTATTTTTCATTTAATTACCAGTTCTATTGGGATCCTGTACCTAATTATGGTCAATTTATTCAATACAATTCAGGCTTTGTGTTTGCGTATGGACAGGTTTTACGACGTATAAATTCATACTTGCTGTTTGGTACTCACCTCACGTACATGAAAGCCAATACCACGCTTTACGTACTCGAACAAAATGTTCCTCGTCCTGTTACCTACATGAACAATACGGGCCTTGATCTGGATTTGGATACCCGAAACGATGTGTATTATCCCGATGAAGGCATCTTTTTAGAATCCTCCTGGGAATGGGCGCCCGAATGGTTAGAAAATACCCAGAGTTACCACAAATTCAACTTATCCGTTAACCATTACCACAGGTTAAAAAAATGGTGGGTTCAAGCATCTCGGTTTACTTCGGCTTTTGGAATTGGAGAAATTCCATTTGAAGCTCAGGAAATATTGGGAGGCACCGATATTCGAGGATATTCTCAAGGTGCCCAAAGAGGAGATCAACTGTTTTCCATTCAAACCGAAAGTCGCTTTCAGGTATTGCCGCGTTGGTTCCTCATCGCTTTTGCTGGCGTAGGTACCACAGCCAATGAAGCCAAGGATTACAATTGGGACAATCTATGGCCTGGAGCAGGCGGAGGATTTCGGTTTACCGTTATCCCATCAGAAATGATGAACATTGGTATCGATGCTGCAGCGGGTAGGGGAGACTGGAGCCTTCAGTTTACCATTGGGGAGAGTTTTTAA
- a CDS encoding TonB-dependent receptor: MMASISLKNALLTAVILLLSLPAWSANLTQTIRGTVIDEDTQQPIIGATVILKDSDPIVGVTTDINGQFSIPNVPVGRATLIFRFLGYEEKMLSNLEVTSSRQVVVNVSLIESVVTLKAAEISASGNEKGESMNEMATVSARAFSVEETKRYAGNFNDPARMVSGYAGVTGDPQGNNDIVVRGNSPKGILWRVEGIEVPNPNHFGGEGATGGPISLLNSDLLDNSDFYSGAFPAEYGNALSGVFDIRFRKGNNQDRQYSLEIGALGIDATAEGPFSKNGRASYLVNYRYSSLALLDNVGVVDFQGIPKYQDGAFNVFLPTEKAGNFTVFGFGGLSTIQQSYTDEENEELVHSKGDFGSFMGAGGINHFISTGKRSYLRSSLTISTNGSTYDYWENNEADEFELRDDNTNQMINLKAATTYNIKLNKRHKLRAGAIYTRQYFDNYWLSYDQETQKMETLFNSDGNTGYLQSFLHWKTRIGANLDIHSGAHVLYFEQNQQVSVEPRVGAEWKFAERQSLKLGAGIHSRMEPLSTYHGWTNPTVGVPYQPNLNLGLSRAAHGVIGYNWQFGKNMRLMTEAYYQHLFDVPVENDPSSSYSLINETVGYDTDPLVNDGYGRNYGLELTLERFFAKQFYFLLTGSLYQSEYKAMDGVWRETRFNGNYAANFLSGKEFNIGKSDKKKRILGVNTKLSVLGGGKYTAVDLDESIAKGYQVMSDNYLGENSDDVLQLNLAVYYKVNRKKVTHEFKVDIQNLTNSQAMVQEFYNPYTEKIEKSTQLPLLPVISYRLEF; encoded by the coding sequence ATGATGGCTTCAATTTCTCTCAAAAACGCGTTGCTTACGGCGGTAATTCTACTGCTATCACTTCCAGCGTGGTCGGCCAATCTTACGCAAACCATTCGAGGAACGGTTATCGACGAGGATACCCAGCAGCCCATCATTGGTGCAACCGTTATTCTTAAAGACAGCGATCCAATAGTAGGAGTCACCACCGATATAAATGGTCAATTCTCCATTCCCAACGTGCCCGTTGGGCGAGCTACCCTCATTTTTCGATTTCTGGGTTACGAAGAAAAAATGCTGAGCAACCTTGAAGTTACGAGTTCGAGGCAAGTTGTAGTCAACGTTAGTTTGATCGAATCGGTAGTGACTTTGAAAGCTGCTGAAATATCCGCTTCGGGCAACGAAAAAGGGGAGTCCATGAACGAAATGGCCACGGTAAGTGCCAGGGCATTTTCGGTGGAAGAAACCAAGCGTTATGCTGGAAACTTCAATGATCCGGCACGAATGGTATCTGGATATGCCGGTGTTACCGGAGACCCTCAGGGAAACAATGATATTGTAGTTCGTGGTAACTCACCCAAAGGTATCCTGTGGCGGGTGGAAGGAATAGAAGTTCCTAACCCCAATCACTTTGGTGGAGAAGGTGCCACGGGTGGACCCATTAGTTTGCTCAACAGCGACTTATTAGACAATTCCGACTTCTATAGTGGAGCTTTTCCAGCCGAATATGGAAATGCGCTATCAGGAGTATTCGATATTCGATTTAGAAAGGGAAATAACCAGGATCGACAGTATTCTTTGGAAATAGGAGCATTGGGAATAGATGCGACTGCCGAAGGGCCTTTTAGTAAGAATGGACGAGCATCCTACCTGGTTAACTATCGCTATTCATCTCTGGCCTTATTGGATAATGTAGGCGTGGTTGATTTTCAAGGGATTCCTAAGTATCAGGATGGGGCATTTAATGTATTCCTTCCTACGGAAAAGGCTGGAAATTTTACGGTATTCGGGTTTGGCGGATTAAGTACCATTCAGCAGAGCTACACCGATGAAGAAAATGAGGAATTGGTTCATAGCAAGGGTGATTTTGGCTCCTTTATGGGAGCAGGTGGAATTAACCACTTTATATCCACAGGAAAACGATCCTACCTACGCAGCTCACTAACCATTTCAACCAACGGCAGTACCTACGATTACTGGGAAAACAATGAAGCCGACGAATTCGAATTACGAGATGACAATACTAACCAAATGATCAACTTGAAGGCGGCGACGACTTACAACATCAAGTTGAACAAACGCCATAAGCTTAGAGCAGGAGCCATCTATACACGCCAGTATTTTGACAACTATTGGTTGAGCTATGATCAGGAAACGCAGAAAATGGAAACCCTGTTCAACAGTGATGGAAATACCGGTTATTTACAGAGTTTTTTACACTGGAAAACCAGAATTGGTGCCAATCTGGATATCCATTCAGGAGCCCATGTACTGTACTTTGAGCAAAACCAGCAAGTATCTGTTGAACCAAGAGTAGGGGCCGAATGGAAATTTGCCGAAAGACAGTCCCTGAAGCTGGGTGCTGGAATCCACAGCCGAATGGAGCCTCTTAGCACCTACCATGGATGGACCAATCCTACCGTAGGAGTACCGTATCAGCCCAATTTGAACCTGGGCCTTAGTCGTGCCGCTCATGGAGTAATCGGTTATAACTGGCAATTTGGCAAAAACATGCGATTGATGACAGAAGCTTATTACCAGCATCTGTTTGACGTGCCGGTTGAAAATGATCCAAGCAGTTCCTATTCGCTGATCAACGAAACTGTGGGTTACGATACCGATCCCTTGGTGAACGATGGTTATGGGCGTAACTACGGTTTAGAGCTCACGCTGGAGCGTTTCTTTGCCAAGCAGTTCTATTTCTTACTTACCGGATCCCTATACCAATCGGAATACAAGGCCATGGACGGTGTATGGCGTGAAACCCGATTCAATGGAAATTATGCTGCCAACTTCTTGAGTGGCAAGGAATTTAATATCGGAAAATCGGATAAGAAAAAGCGCATTCTTGGGGTGAACACTAAATTATCAGTTCTTGGAGGAGGAAAGTATACCGCCGTCGACCTGGATGAATCCATTGCCAAAGGATACCAGGTGATGAGTGATAACTACCTGGGAGAAAACTCCGATGATGTATTACAATTGAACCTTGCCGTGTATTACAAGGTTAATCGCAAAAAAGTGACCCACGAATTCAAAGTTGATATTCAAAACCTAACCAATAGCCAAGCTATGGTACAGGAGTTTTACAACCCCTACACTGAGAAAATTGAAAAAAGTACGCAGCTGCCTTTATTACCCGTGATTAGCTACCGTTTAGAGTTTTAG
- a CDS encoding FecR domain-containing protein — translation MVDRRDEHRDFELLSRFFDGTCSSAEVQEIEARRESEPEFTALFDSLEKLWGMKPDTATEVPEFNVDKAWANVDERISTPTIQKKTKSKRPWIGVAAGVALLIGFFLFKPNQPVYQNQILAQAEVITDTLPDASIITLNKESKIQVSYKKGQRNIDLNGEAFFDVARDEKRPFVISSGEIQVAVLGTSFNVKALQGDSLVEVWVKSGKVKFYGTYQGSDSLVLTAGQKGIFNKNKRTFRKLEDSNLNAVAWKTKRLIFSNTRLGEVIPLLEQVYGAKIKLAKADHQDCQINADFEDETLETVLAVIGETLHLRVEERGDTFVFVGDGCQ, via the coding sequence ATGGTGGATAGAAGGGACGAACATAGAGATTTCGAGTTGCTGAGCCGGTTCTTTGATGGGACTTGTTCTTCTGCTGAAGTTCAGGAGATAGAAGCCCGTCGTGAAAGCGAACCGGAGTTCACTGCGCTCTTCGATAGCCTGGAAAAGTTGTGGGGCATGAAGCCCGATACTGCAACTGAAGTTCCCGAATTTAACGTGGACAAGGCTTGGGCTAATGTAGATGAGCGGATCAGCACACCAACGATTCAAAAGAAGACCAAATCTAAACGGCCTTGGATAGGAGTAGCTGCTGGTGTAGCTCTGCTTATCGGCTTTTTCCTATTTAAACCTAATCAACCCGTCTATCAAAATCAAATTTTAGCTCAAGCTGAAGTTATAACGGATACTTTGCCCGATGCTTCTATCATTACCCTGAATAAAGAATCAAAAATTCAGGTTAGTTATAAAAAAGGGCAGCGAAATATTGATTTGAACGGAGAGGCCTTCTTCGACGTGGCCCGCGATGAAAAACGTCCATTTGTCATTTCCAGCGGTGAGATTCAAGTAGCCGTTTTAGGTACTTCTTTCAATGTAAAAGCACTGCAGGGTGATTCTTTGGTAGAAGTATGGGTGAAATCTGGTAAGGTTAAATTTTACGGGACTTACCAGGGAAGTGACTCACTTGTGCTTACCGCCGGTCAAAAAGGTATCTTTAATAAGAATAAACGCACCTTCCGAAAATTGGAAGATTCCAACTTGAATGCCGTTGCCTGGAAAACCAAACGATTGATCTTTAGCAACACCCGGCTTGGCGAGGTAATTCCATTACTTGAGCAGGTTTACGGTGCCAAAATCAAGTTGGCGAAAGCCGATCATCAGGATTGCCAAATCAACGCGGATTTTGAAGATGAAACCCTTGAAACTGTTCTTGCAGTCATTGGTGAAACACTTCATCTAAGGGTTGAAGAGCGTGGCGACACCTTTGTTTTTGTAGGAGATGGCTGCCAATAA
- a CDS encoding RNA polymerase sigma-70 factor, whose product MIRQIAEGNKRVFESVFRDYYSRLCGFAYSLIQDYDQSEEVVQDFFTDLWNKRESLEIRNLESYLFQSVKNRCFNYLKHLKVREVHAKEAPHLSPSYSDETEEIVQANELQYRYEQAVQKLPEKRKQVFVLSRSEGLSYKEIAEQTGTSVKTVENQMGQALKFLREELKEYLPVIALLIFLGLGWGLSCFELSCLMNYGG is encoded by the coding sequence TTGATTAGGCAAATAGCCGAAGGGAACAAGCGGGTATTTGAGTCGGTGTTTCGGGATTATTATTCCCGACTCTGTGGCTTTGCCTATTCCTTAATTCAGGATTACGATCAATCCGAAGAAGTGGTTCAGGATTTTTTTACCGATTTGTGGAACAAACGGGAAAGTCTGGAAATTCGAAATCTGGAGTCCTATCTGTTTCAATCCGTGAAAAACCGCTGTTTCAATTACCTCAAGCACCTTAAGGTGAGGGAAGTTCATGCCAAGGAGGCTCCCCATTTGTCACCTTCCTATTCTGACGAAACCGAAGAAATTGTTCAAGCCAATGAATTACAATACCGTTATGAACAGGCGGTGCAAAAATTACCCGAAAAAAGAAAGCAGGTTTTCGTACTCAGTCGCTCCGAAGGGTTGAGCTACAAAGAAATAGCCGAACAGACCGGAACCTCTGTAAAAACGGTGGAAAACCAAATGGGCCAGGCCCTCAAATTCCTTCGGGAAGAGCTCAAAGAATACCTCCCGGTTATCGCTCTTCTAATTTTTTTAGGATTGGGATGGGGGTTATCTTGTTTTGAGTTGTCATGCTTAATGAATTATGGTGGATAG
- the ligA gene encoding NAD-dependent DNA ligase LigA, whose translation MTNTEAANRIEELSEELRKANHAYYVENNSPMSDYDFDMKLKELQKLEAEFPELADPNSPTQRVGGDITKKFNTIKHRYPMLSLDNTYSPEELMDWEQRNKKLMDQDWEYVCELKYDGVAIGIRYENGKLSQAVTRGDGEKGEEVTTNVRTIRTVPLSLQGDYPADFEIRGEIFFPLAHFQQLNKDREELGEPTFANPRNTASGTLKMQDSAVVASRGLDCMLYGVYGENLPFDSHYDSVEGAGKWGIKTPDKYPRYLEKVKDLNGVLEFIEHWDTERHHLPFEIDGIVIKINDYRIQEELGFTSKSPRWAIAFKFKAEAALTQLEEVTYQVGRTGAVTPVANLNPVLLAGTTVKRASLHNADQMAKLDLHKGDWVYVEKGGEIIPKITAVALEKREANAEVEEFIELCPECNTPLERKEGEAQHYCPNDSGCPPQIKGRIEHFISRKAMDIDGLGVETIDALHAQGLVNNYTDLYRLTYDQLIQLERFAEKSVNNLLAGIEASKQIPFERVLFALGIRYVGETVAKKLARHYGDMEKLLAASYEDLIEVEEIGEKIAASITEFFSDPKKMEFVTALKEIGLQMKLSAEQLDGKTEKLKGMSFVISGVFELHSRNELKEMIEKNGGKNVGSLSAKTSYLIRGENMGPSKLAKAEKLEIPMISETEFLALIANE comes from the coding sequence ATGACAAATACAGAGGCAGCAAACCGAATTGAGGAACTTTCAGAAGAACTTCGCAAAGCCAATCATGCCTATTATGTAGAAAACAACTCTCCCATGTCGGATTACGACTTCGACATGAAACTGAAAGAGTTGCAAAAATTAGAAGCCGAATTTCCTGAATTGGCTGACCCAAACTCCCCAACCCAAAGAGTGGGGGGAGATATCACCAAGAAGTTTAATACGATTAAGCACCGTTACCCCATGCTGTCGTTAGACAATACCTATTCTCCTGAAGAATTGATGGATTGGGAACAACGCAACAAAAAGCTCATGGACCAGGACTGGGAATACGTGTGTGAGCTAAAATATGATGGAGTAGCCATTGGTATTCGCTATGAAAACGGAAAGCTTAGCCAAGCTGTGACCCGTGGTGATGGCGAAAAAGGAGAGGAAGTAACGACCAATGTTAGAACCATTAGAACCGTTCCACTTTCCCTTCAAGGTGACTATCCCGCCGATTTTGAAATTCGCGGAGAGATTTTCTTTCCATTGGCCCATTTTCAGCAACTGAATAAGGATCGGGAAGAATTAGGTGAACCCACTTTTGCGAATCCAAGAAACACAGCCTCAGGCACCTTGAAAATGCAGGATTCTGCTGTGGTTGCATCCCGAGGATTGGATTGTATGCTCTACGGAGTTTACGGAGAAAATTTGCCTTTTGATAGTCATTACGACAGTGTGGAAGGGGCAGGGAAATGGGGCATTAAAACCCCGGATAAGTATCCTCGTTACCTGGAAAAAGTAAAGGATCTCAACGGTGTATTAGAGTTTATCGAGCACTGGGATACGGAAAGACACCATTTGCCTTTTGAAATTGATGGCATCGTAATTAAGATAAACGACTATCGAATTCAGGAGGAACTCGGATTTACCTCCAAATCGCCACGATGGGCCATTGCCTTTAAGTTTAAAGCAGAAGCTGCCTTGACTCAATTGGAGGAGGTTACCTATCAGGTGGGACGCACGGGAGCAGTAACTCCGGTGGCCAACTTGAACCCTGTTCTCTTAGCAGGCACTACCGTAAAACGAGCCAGTTTGCACAACGCGGATCAGATGGCCAAACTCGACCTTCATAAAGGGGATTGGGTTTACGTGGAGAAAGGAGGGGAGATTATTCCAAAAATAACCGCCGTTGCGCTGGAGAAAAGAGAAGCCAATGCCGAGGTAGAAGAATTTATTGAGTTGTGCCCGGAATGCAATACTCCGTTGGAAAGAAAAGAAGGAGAAGCTCAGCATTACTGTCCAAATGATAGTGGGTGCCCTCCTCAAATAAAAGGAAGAATAGAGCACTTCATTTCCCGTAAGGCCATGGATATTGATGGTTTGGGAGTGGAAACCATTGATGCTCTCCACGCTCAGGGATTGGTCAATAATTACACGGATCTCTATCGATTAACCTATGACCAGCTCATTCAATTGGAGCGGTTTGCTGAGAAATCGGTAAATAATCTTTTGGCAGGGATAGAAGCCTCAAAACAAATTCCATTTGAACGCGTTCTGTTCGCTTTAGGAATTCGATATGTAGGGGAAACGGTAGCCAAGAAATTAGCCCGCCACTATGGCGACATGGAAAAACTGTTAGCCGCCTCCTATGAGGATTTGATTGAAGTGGAAGAAATCGGAGAAAAAATCGCAGCCAGTATTACCGAATTCTTTTCCGATCCCAAAAAAATGGAATTTGTTACCGCCTTGAAAGAGATAGGGTTGCAAATGAAATTGAGCGCTGAACAGCTCGATGGAAAAACGGAGAAATTAAAAGGCATGAGTTTTGTAATAAGCGGTGTTTTTGAGCTGCATTCAAGAAACGAACTCAAGGAGATGATCGAAAAGAACGGTGGGAAAAACGTGGGTTCCTTATCGGCAAAAACGAGTTATTTGATCCGTGGAGAAAACATGGGACCATCGAAGCTCGCAAAAGCCGAAAAACTGGAAATACCCATGATTAGCGAAACCGAATTTCTCGCCTTAATCGCCAATGAATAG
- a CDS encoding SDR family NAD(P)-dependent oxidoreductase, giving the protein MKQAVITGATSGIGKETAANLLRQGIQVLLLARNASKADQVCQELHHATANPSVDYLQVDLAEMKQVQEIIGAIQKKVTGIDILINNAGLMTLNREESPDGIELVMAVNHLAVMILTEGLLGTMRERSRIVMLNSVAHRAGKWTGDLNLKEGWSVARSYGNSKLANLMYAYHLARELRSKMITVNAVHPGVVGSGFGQQWGGFMKYGWKVAKPFMLTSAQGAKYPSHLALSEEVEGISAKYFKKGKMVQSSSDSYNQEISKEVLLESRKLIDEILA; this is encoded by the coding sequence ATGAAACAAGCCGTAATTACAGGTGCTACATCGGGAATTGGTAAGGAAACTGCAGCCAATTTGTTACGTCAAGGGATTCAAGTTTTACTTCTGGCTCGCAACGCATCCAAAGCAGATCAGGTTTGCCAGGAATTGCATCACGCCACTGCCAATCCTTCGGTAGATTATTTACAGGTTGATCTGGCCGAGATGAAGCAAGTACAAGAAATAATCGGTGCGATTCAAAAGAAGGTGACAGGTATCGACATTCTAATCAACAATGCCGGTTTAATGACCCTTAACCGAGAAGAGTCGCCAGATGGTATTGAATTGGTGATGGCCGTGAATCATTTGGCTGTTATGATTCTTACCGAAGGACTATTGGGCACTATGCGCGAACGCAGTCGGATTGTCATGCTTAACAGCGTGGCCCACAGGGCTGGTAAATGGACTGGGGATCTTAACTTGAAGGAAGGCTGGAGCGTGGCCCGATCTTACGGGAACTCCAAGTTGGCTAATTTGATGTATGCTTATCATTTGGCACGTGAATTACGATCAAAAATGATTACCGTTAATGCCGTTCACCCAGGAGTGGTAGGTTCCGGATTTGGGCAGCAATGGGGCGGTTTTATGAAATACGGTTGGAAGGTGGCCAAACCTTTTATGCTTACCTCGGCTCAAGGTGCTAAATATCCCAGTCATCTGGCCTTATCGGAGGAGGTAGAAGGAATAAGTGCCAAGTATTTTAAGAAGGGTAAAATGGTTCAATCCTCATCCGATTCCTACAATCAAGAGATATCGAAAGAGGTATTGTTGGAGTCCCGAAAATTGATTGACGAAATACTGGCTTGA